The DNA window CTTGGGAAATCCTTGAATAATTTCAGATAGAAGGTGCCAAATTCTAAGTCTGCTTGTTATGATGTTGCTAGGTAAATGGTATTCTTACTTGTGAAGCTGGTTGCGTGTTGGAGAATTTAAGTACCTTCGTGGAAAATGAAGGGTAAAGTTATATTTAGCACTTCTCCTAGCTGTTTAGTTTTGATTCCTATTCCATAAACTTGCGCAGGGTATGCTACAATGCTTTATTCACAGATAGCGTGTTAGGCATTGAAATGAGTCATCTCGTAAAGGTCTCATACTTGTTTGTGGAATCACTGATGATTGTGCCATGTCCAAGTGCTTCCTTTTAGTTCAGTTCTTGTATGATCCTTTTTTACTACCCAATAAGCCAACAAAAAGCCTGTAACTTACTGTGGTTGATGCATACAGAAACTGTTAGCCAAATTTGTTACGTCCTTCTTCTGAACAAAAGAATTTACAAACGTGAGCTATCCTTTTAGAGCACCAGTTCTTTGATTTTCCATGCTAGACGCCTGATTGGCAGTGTTCTAAATAGCAGGTTATAGCGGTTGACGCTAGCTGCCGCCACAACCGCGTTATACTAAATATTGGGCTATAGCCGCTGAGCAGAGTCCTCCGCTAAGTGTCATGTCATAGCCTGCTATTGAAAACATTGCTGATTGACCTTGGTCTGTTTCTCAGGTTTATTATGCCACTTGACTTGGGAGCAAAAGGTAGTTGCCACATTGGTGGAAACATTTCAACTAATGCTGGTGGCCTGCGTTTCATACGCTACGGTTCACTTCATGGAAATGTACTTGGTAGGCACAAGTATTGAGCTTATAAATTTAATTAATGCAAAAAAAATCTGCATCGATTTGAACTCTCATGGTATATGTTGTTTCCCTATTAAATTATGCTTCCTCCCATACAGGTCTTGAAGTTGTCCTGGCTGATGGGACTATCCTTGATATGCTTACTACCTTACGGAAAGACAATACTGGGTACGATCTGAAGCACTTATTTATTGGTACGTACTGTGCATGCTAACTATTCCTTGACCACTGTTCAAGCAATGCATTTTTTTCAACACTAGACAGTAAACACAACAACATATTCAGGAAGTGAAGGTTCGCTAGGAGTGGTCACCAAAATTTCAGTACTTACACCTGCAAAGCTACCTTCAACTAATGTTGCATTTCTTTCCTGCAATGACTACACAAGCTGCCAGGTTCATTTTCCTCGAGacagtctctctctctctctctctctctggaaaAAAGCCAGGCTTTTGTGAAGTGTATGTATGAAGTCTTCAAGATAGTGATTACTGCTTACTGGCTGTGTTCCCAGAAATTACTGCTTGCAGCTAGGAGGAACTTGGGTGAGATTCTGTCTGCATTTGAATTCATGGATCATCACTGTATTGATCTGGTATGTACATAagatttttttttgaattttacaTTGAGAAAGAATTAAGACCTAAAAATATGTTATTGTCCTCCTTTTAGTTTGCCCCCCATTAGTCCCAGCTTTAGGCCCCAAGCTGGCATTTAGAGAACAAAGGACAGAACTGTAAATCCCTTGCAGGTTGATCAGTTTGATGGAATGAAGTATGCCTTGATATTCCTAAATGTTCAATAATCCCTGAAAAGAACTTGATTTTCTAAGGTGCACCTAGTCCTGTATATAATAAAAAATTTCTTTATTTTGTCTGGCTTGCATATTTAGATTGGTTTTTGATAGATTATTTTATTTTGGAGGCTATGCGACATTTGGAGGGAGTTCAAAATCCTTTACCTGCATCACAGTACAAATTTTATGTTCTGATTGAGACAACAGGGAGTGATGAATCGTATGACAAGTAAGTTATTGTAGAAACAGAACATCTTTTGGTTTGAACATAGCAAGTGTTATGACCTGACAATTGACATTATCATATTAACATATATTTGAGAGAAAATAAAATTGACAATAGTTTTGTTGATTACCATGCCAGCTTGCATTTACTGAGATTAGGCTTATTGTTAATCTACACATCTCGTGCTTAAAATAATTCTAGTTTTTCATccttatcttttgtttttgtcTTTGTTTTGTAGAACAAAACTGGAATCCTTTTTGTTGCGTTCAATGGAAGATGGTCTGGTAGCTGATGGAGTCATAGCACAGGACATCAGCCAAGCATCAAACTTTTGGCGGATCCGCGAGGTTGTCATCCTGAAACCGATACTATGATTGTCCTTTATACCTTAATGATGATGGATGAATGTTATATCTGTGCTGAAATTTGTGTACTATCGATATCAAACTGTTCATGTGGTTTGTGATAGTTCTGTACTGGCATGTAATAACTTGCATCTGACAGATGCTCATGCTTACGGGCTTTCAGTTACAGCATGATTAAATGTCTTATTTGTAAAAAATAAGATGAACTAAGGAGTTGTCATTGTTCTGGCAGGGTATATCAGAGGCATCTGTCAAAGTTGGGGCTGTGTACAAATATGACTTATCCATACCTGTAGAGAAGCTCTATGATATTGTTGAGAAAATGCGCTGCCGTCTTGGTAATATCAAATTCGATCTGCCAAGAATCTATGGGCCTTCAGTTAACTTGGTATTTTGGTTTTCTAGGTGATAATGCAGAGGTATTGGGCTATGGCCACCTTGGAGATGGGAATCTGCATTTGAACATCCTATCAAGCAAATACGACGACAATGTATGTCTTTTATATCAACTTGGAAGTGGATTGTTTACTAATGTTATGCTTCAGTGTCTCTGGACAGTTTACAGATAACCTTTTTATTTTGTTTCACCGTTGAAATATTAGACTCTTGCACAAATCGAACCATTTGTCTATGAGTGGACTTCAGCACAAAGAGGAAGCATCAGTGCAGAGCATGGTTTGGGGCTAATGAAAGCAGAGAAGATTCACTACAGCAAATCACCTGAAGCAGTAAGTGTTTCTAAATTATACAGTAAGGAATATGATAATTATACTCAGTGGTAAAATTTATCGATTGAGAAGATTCACTACAGCAAATCACCTGAAGCAGTAAGTGTTTCTAAATTATACAGTAAGGAATATGATAATTATACTCAGTGGTAAAATTTATCGATTGAGTTGCTACTTTGCACGTGCATTCAAGCTACCTTTTTTCTTGGCAAACCTTAATAGCTAGGCAAATCTTGTACGCACCACCTTTTTCTTGCACTATTTTGACATAAAACAAGTACAGTGTGCTTTCATGGATATGCTTAGGTTATTTTACAACCTGGAAATTGGGAACCCTTCCTTCTTGGATTAGCCTATTGGTCCTTTCACACATCGCATAGCTCATAACTGAACTGTTTTTAACTGTGCTGGTAGCTTAGCAAGTAATGAGCTAAtacaaagttttattttaagaacaCTCTACTTGTTTGTATCGATTGGTCAAAGTTTCTAATGGTTCACCTGTAACTGTTATGTACTCCCTACTTCCTTTTATATATGAGGGAGTAGGATCATTCAAGTTGGCATTGCCCGACTAATGTTCTGATTTCATCAGGTGCAACTAATGGCCTCCATCAAGAAGTTGATGGACCCCAATTCAATCCTGAATCCCTACAAGGTTCTGCCGCAGTCTGTACTGTAGCTGAAGGTACTCTGTTGTTCTGTAGTGGATCATTAAAAAAATGGAATGGAATTGAGTTATTTGCAAACCGATACTTTCTTCCCTTATGAAACTAATCAGCTTATTTCAAACCCCTATGCTTCCGCCATCCACAGGTTATGAACCTGTAACTCACTGAGCTTGTGGCTGAGCAGAGCTGCTTGATGCTTGAGTGAGCTGAGCGGAGGAAAAGTTAATAGTTGATGCGAACATGGTTATCATcatgtctttttttttcttgaacatgcaggagagctgcgtatcaTTGTATTAATAGAAGAAGAAAAGAGTTATACATAGACCTGAACACACACCCCACACACACCCTTGAAAAACTTAAGAACTACTCACCCGTTACACTAGGTACAGCGGCCAACACTGGAGCCAGTAAACTAACTCCCTCCCTGCACAGAGAGCAGGGTAAGGCCCCTAGCTCCTGCTAAGCTCCACAACTGTGCTTCTTCCATGGCCAAGGATAGAGCAGTGGCGACACTTGGGACAGTCCCATTGAAGACGCAATCATTCCGGTGCCTCCAAAGGCTCCAGGCACCGAGAATAACGAGAGAGTTTAGTCCTTTTCTGTATGTCGCCCAAGACCGAAGCTTCCACTTTCTCCCACCAGTTGTCAAAGGAAGCATCCTGAGACTGAGGGGCCAGCGGGGAGAGACCAGACCGCCAACAAGAGAGAACCAGAACTGCCCTCATGTCATGGGATTATGGGAGGCATGCTGCGGTTTCTGATCTGATGGTACCAGTAGGTTACAAGATTGCAAGCCCTCAACTTCACCGCGTTGACAGAGCTGAAATAagtcttctcttttttttttgtcgaAGTGACAAGTGGTTAAATAGATTAAAAGCGCATTGTACTTGTTTTATGCTATGTCAAAATAGTGCAAGAAAAAAAGGTGGTGCATACAAGCTTTGGCATGTTCAATCTTTTCACATGACCTGCACCTGCCTAGCAATTAGGTTTGCCAAGCAAACAGGTAGCACAATTGATAAAGTCTACCACTAAGTATAATCGGTCATTTTCCTTAACTCATATGGACACACTGTGGCCTCTTTACTGTACAACATGGAAACACTTCTGCATCAGCTGATTTACTGTAGTAAATCTTCTCCGCTTTCATTAGCCCAAGCCCCAAAACCATACTATGCACTTATGCCTCCTCTTTGTGCTGAAGTCCACTCATAGAAAAATGGTTCACACTTCGTGGAAGACAGGAAGTCAGGAAGAGTCTAAAATTCCGTTGGACAAACAAATAAGAAGGTTATCCGCAAACCATCCCAAGACACTGAACTACTTAAGCATAACATAAGTACACAACATACTTACCAATTCATATAAAAGACACAAATTGTCAACATGGATGTGATCTTTGAATTTCTGCTGTCCTGCTTACTCGTCTACAACTGCTGTGCCACATTTTCCATCATGGATAAATTTTGCATCAATGATGCTCAGAGCTGTACAGCGAGGCAACGTGTGTGCCGGTTGGGAAATGGATGTTTGCCCCAGTATTTCTTGGCTGCCAGTCATCCAATTTGAAATCAGAACAGCGTAATCCTGTATGCAGTCTTGGTTTCGGGTAATCCGCTGAAAGTGAAGCTTTGAAAGATGTGGTTTTATGCAGGCCGGTGGTGGTTAGTTGTCATATTTTTTCTGCTGCAGATAAATGCATTTGATCTGTGCAAGTTTACTAGCGATGGCTGGGCAGATGCAACTGGCTTGTCAACTTGGTTTAACTCTGCATCTCGTGGTGAAAAGTTTTCAGCAAGTTCTTGGCTGAAGTTCCTGTTGTAGTATACTGAAACTGTTGGAAGTTTGTAAGGAATAACGTGTGTCGATGCCGAATTGCTTTTCAGACTCGATATAAATCTGCAACACATTCGACTTTACGCTAGCGAACGTAAGCACAGCATTGACATATACGCAGAGTCTTCCCTCTAAAGGTGGTTTAATAGATTAAGATGCAAAAGATTTTTCTTTTTGCCAGTTTTGAAGCGCGCCACACCATCGTGCCGGCATTGCTTCTACAATCTGAATGCATTATTGTGCAAATGGAACCATTTTAAAGCCCCAATCTTGCCAGCTTTAATTTCTTTAGATGAACTGAAATGACAAGTGGTTAAGTATATTAACAAGCAAACAACAGCGAATTGAGCGTAGCGGCTGGTAAGGTTCCTTGTGGTGGAACCTACCATCTGAGTTTGAGTCCTCAACTCGATCTGCGTGTGCGTGTCTGTATTCATAATTCAGTCACATATTGTTGTACTACAAAGGACAGCAAAACACACATATTGTTTCCACTGGGAGACTACATCCACCCACCCAAGTCATTCTTTTATTAAAGCTAACTCTGTGCATAGTGCCGTCCACGTTACCC is part of the Panicum hallii strain FIL2 chromosome 2, PHallii_v3.1, whole genome shotgun sequence genome and encodes:
- the LOC112883206 gene encoding probable D-2-hydroxyglutarate dehydrogenase, mitochondrial isoform X2, encoding MARRAAAAARLLRRLGPLAAEPPMRGMPHPQYEFANGTVNSCRRFHSIPSLQRAPCGPRTNVETYEGQRSANQPREVQKRTFGSAATHIQRNPAYSELNSDDVSYFRSILGDGVVEDEDRIAVANVDWMGKYKGASQLLLLPKSTIEVSKILSYCNTRRLAVVPQGGNTGLVGGSVPVYDEVIVSLAGMDKIISFDKVNGILTCEAGCVLENLSTFVENEGFIMPLDLGAKGSCHIGGNISTNAGGLRFIRYGSLHGNVLGLEVVLADGTILDMLTTLRKDNTGYDLKHLFIGSEGSLGVVTKISVLTPAKLPSTNVAFLSCNDYTSCQKLLLAARRNLGEILSAFEFMDHHCIDLAMRHLEGVQNPLPASQYKFYVLIETTGSDESYDKTKLESFLLRSMEDGLVADGVIAQDISQASNFWRIREGISEASVKVGAVYKYDLSIPVEKLYDIVEKMRCRLGDNAEVLGYGHLGDGNLHLNILSSKYDDNTLAQIEPFVYEWTSAQRGSISAEHGLGLMKAEKIHYSKSPEAVSVSKLYSKEYDNYTQW
- the LOC112883206 gene encoding probable D-2-hydroxyglutarate dehydrogenase, mitochondrial isoform X3 — translated: MGMPHPQYEFANGTVNSCRRFHSIPSLQRAPCGPRTNVETYEGQRSANQPREVQKRTFGSAATHIQRNPAYSELNSDDVSYFRSILGDGVVEDEDRIAVANVDWMGKYKGASQLLLLPKSTIEVSKILSYCNTRRLAVVPQGGNTGLVGGSVPVYDEVIVSLAGMDKIISFDKVNGILTCEAGCVLENLSTFVENEGFIMPLDLGAKGSCHIGGNISTNAGGLRFIRYGSLHGNVLGLEVVLADGTILDMLTTLRKDNTGYDLKHLFIGSEGSLGVVTKISVLTPAKLPSTNVAFLSCNDYTSCQKLLLAARRNLGEILSAFEFMDHHCIDLAMRHLEGVQNPLPASQYKFYVLIETTGSDESYDKTKLESFLLRSMEDGLVADGVIAQDISQASNFWRIREGISEASVKVGAVYKYDLSIPVEKLYDIVEKMRCRLGDNAEVLGYGHLGDGNLHLNILSSKYDDNTLAQIEPFVYEWTSAQRGSISAEHGLGLMKAEKIHYSKSPEAVQLMASIKKLMDPNSILNPYKVLPQSVL
- the LOC112883206 gene encoding probable D-2-hydroxyglutarate dehydrogenase, mitochondrial isoform X1, which codes for MARRAAAAARLLRRLGPLAAEPPMRGMPHPQYEFANGTVNSCRRFHSIPSLQRAPCGPRTNVETYEGQRSANQPREVQKRTFGSAATHIQRNPAYSELNSDDVSYFRSILGDGVVEDEDRIAVANVDWMGKYKGASQLLLLPKSTIEVSKILSYCNTRRLAVVPQGGNTGLVGGSVPVYDEVIVSLAGMDKIISFDKVNGILTCEAGCVLENLSTFVENEGFIMPLDLGAKGSCHIGGNISTNAGGLRFIRYGSLHGNVLGLEVVLADGTILDMLTTLRKDNTGYDLKHLFIGSEGSLGVVTKISVLTPAKLPSTNVAFLSCNDYTSCQKLLLAARRNLGEILSAFEFMDHHCIDLAMRHLEGVQNPLPASQYKFYVLIETTGSDESYDKTKLESFLLRSMEDGLVADGVIAQDISQASNFWRIREGISEASVKVGAVYKYDLSIPVEKLYDIVEKMRCRLGDNAEVLGYGHLGDGNLHLNILSSKYDDNTLAQIEPFVYEWTSAQRGSISAEHGLGLMKAEKIHYSKSPEAVQLMASIKKLMDPNSILNPYKVLPQSVL